AAAATTCCAACAGCTGAGGACATTAACAGAATGCCCTACCTCAAGGCTGTCATCAAAGAGACTCTAAGgtggagagaagaaaaacatttataaatacatgCTTATTGTATTTAAGCACCATATAGTCTATACCTGCATGGTAGGCAGTTAGTTAAGGCCTTTGTCAATGTATTTCACCAATGGAGAGgtttattatatcatatcatataataATATCATTTCATGGGTAGTGCGGATAATTACATTAATCTAAATGTGTAATTTATCTGTTACCTATTCTGTATAAATGGATTATTTTATCCTTCGCATTAAGACTATTTTATAATTATGTCTAGAATGTACCCAGTTCTTCCCGTGAACGCACGCCTTCTATCAGAAAAAGACGTGATTATCGGAGGACACTTATTCCCTAAGAAGGTACTGTTTTTTCCCTTAACTACCTTAATTCTAAAATGTAATGTCCTCCATATATCACTGTTTAACTAATCATGCTCTCTAATGAACAGACCACATTTATAATGCATCATTATGCAATCGGTCGTGATGAGAAGATATTTCCCGAACCAAGAGTCTTCAAGCCTGAGCGTTGGTTACGGGACAGGATGGAGCGTCCCAGCCCATTTGGATCCATTCCGTTTGGGTTTGGAGTGAGAGGGTGTCTTGGTAAACGTATTGCTGAACTGGAGATGCACTTGGCTCTGGCAAGGGTAAGAAACTAGGACCTTACTGGATGATATAATGAATGTTATCCATCTGTTTATTTAATGGTAGCTATACAGCAGTTACAATGTCATAGAGGGAATAATAGATAGCTCCATATACCAATCTATTTTGACACAAAACATACGATGACCTTTTGATTGACTTCAAGTGGGCTGTGCACAGGGGAGCCACTCTCAGTTTGATCTGGACCTGGGCCTTTATGCaagaaagaggaataaaattgCCGAATCAAGATATGCTATGTTGGTAGACACTTGTCCATAAATGACTGAGCAAGCAGAAATTTTCATTTCAagttatttcatattttttgcctctaaaacattttcatgtgtttttcaCTCAAATTTAGTTCAGTGCTATATcacattaaaggtggaaaaatatctgaaattatttatcttgattatatttttcatatttaaattttgatGTTTTATCTGACATCTGAAGTGTTTCAATTTTGcactttgtatttattttctagaTAATAAAGCTGTTTGAAGTGAAGCTGGATCCCAATGTGGGAGAGGTCAAAGCTCTCAGTCGTATTGTGCTTGTGGCAGACAAAACAGTCAATTTTCATTTTCTGGAGCGGAAACAAGTAACCACTGAAAGCTGCTCTGAGCTTTAAAATCCACCAAACATCTATACACCCACtataaaaacactttttatgAAAACTCTTTCTCCAAAGAGATGTCGTGGTGTCTCACTGTAGCACCATGATCCTGCCATATTGGTAAACTAGGCAGCACAGAGACTCTTCTGTCACCTGTAAGGAACCCAGTCTCCATCATTCTACCAGTCTTTCTATAAACTCTGTCATCtcactggtgtgtgtttttatatactGATGCAAATGAAAAACACATAGAGCATGAATTTTAGTCATTTCTATTTGCATGTAAAGACAATTTTATTTAGTAAGTATTCTTGAAGGAAATGAAATACAACagctttttcacattttaagtgtgaatataaaaacattagattaaaaatgaataaataaattgatgctcatttagaaatattatataaaatattatacgATATTGTATTTGATATTGATATTCAGAACGATGTAttataaacagaataaatggaataaataagCTTTCAGGTAATTCAAAgtttaaaaatcattattaaaAGGCATAAGATCACAgtaaactatatatatagtaaaatatatCTTACGGTAATTATTTAGGATTTTTTTGGAACCAAGTACAACAGCATGACAAGTGGTCATtaagaaaatacacaaaatggtATGAAGTGAAGCTGTTTTCCTTTTAGTCTAGACTGTAGATTCCTGCCACCTTTCAGTGGCTttctagatttttattttatttatttatttttatttatttttcagattggGCTGATATTTCTCACCCCACATTCATTAATGCATCCCTAACATGTTATCAGCAGTGATTGTGAAAGCAGACCTGACACACAATTGTGTTTGTAATGAACATGAATGAGAAAATTATTTACTCCATCCTTGGAATAGAACTAGTCTATATTCCAAGTATTTTCTACTAAACTATAAGTTCAAGCGTATATTTTCTAATGAAAGTACAAATTACATGAAGGGAGAGATTACGGAACTAAAGTATACTCGAGCAAAAGGTTTGTAATTTTTACCATGTTTGCTATTTAGATATGAATCCAATATGTTAATACAGACTAGCAATTTCTAAAacttaaaaaatcaaaaataaaaaagtagaaattataaatgcagctgtgtgtgtgtgtgagagagagagagagagagagagagagagagagagagagattgttcaACATCATTCTTACAGATCCTActttctatttaaatgtaatgttgtTATCTTTTTTTGGCTTAATTTAGAAATGTAAGGTGACTCACTGATCTGTTTGTCTACTAAGAACTGCACTGTAATCCCAACACAAAGTTAATGTTAAACCAATCATTAGAAAACTTAACATATCAAAGTTCAAGGGTGCCCAATAAACCACTGTGTTGTTATAACAGCCTTTGTAGAAGCGTTGACGATCCATAGAGTAGTCCTTCCTTGCTGTACACTACAGCTTCCAACTCCCTAAATGGCGGGACTTTTGGCTTTGTGTAGGACTGAGACAAAGAGTATTCATGTGTTCCTTCGACCTTTAACAGCAAGTCTGGGCAGTCAGAGAAGTGCAGGAGGAAATTCTACAGCCTCTGTCCCTTCAGGGAGCATCAGGACTGAGGCTGACCTCCCTGAGGTCACTTTTCCCACAATGCTGTACAGGCTGGTCATTCAAGGGTACTACAATCACATGCATGAGCTGCAGGTATGGTAGGTTAATGTGCTGTACATGTGGGGCTATTTCACTGCTGTGTGGTTTATTTGCTGTGTTGGTAGTCACCGTGATACTTTACACTGTTTGTGAGTGATTAATATTTAAAGTGTGAAAACAAAACTGTAGAAAACTTAAAAAGATGATCTGTGTATTTTAGAATTGTTTGATTTGTCTCCTATAGTGAAGATCTAATGGCATTTACAAAAGcctaattatttttttgtaatttctcTAGTTATACGAAAAGCAGCTTTATGGCCCCATGTTCAAAGTAAGAGGTGGCGAAAAGCATAAAATTGCACTGAATAGTGTGGAGCTGCTGGAGGAACTGATGAGGAAAGATGATAAATTCCCTACCAGAGGAGACAAGCTTTGGATGGAATACAGAGATATGCACGGTTTGGGTTATGGTCCTGCCACTGCGTAAGCCAcactgtgtttctttgtgtctgCATAATTTAGACTTACTCTAATAAACCTGATTTAATCAGGAGCTGAGTCGATTAATCTGTTCCCAGGCAGTGCTGCAACAGGCCCAGCCAAATATTGGATTTTCTCTCCAGTGACCACCCGGCTGTTCTGTGTAAAGACCTTAGGCAATGACGTCACATTGTTTcctagtgttgtgttgtttgtgacTGAGTCAGATCTTTGAATTGCCTTTTAGTGACTTGTAGCTTTTGGCCCATTTACTGACAGCTCGAAAGATAAAATTGTAGATTTGGATTATAATGTGATAATACAATTGCACTTTGTATTTGGGAAGTTTTTTCTGCACTATTATGCAAAATGTTACATACAAATGCTATACATACAAACAAGTCAGCTTGATTTGAGGAGTACTGTATGTGTTGATTTAGAGATGCACTTGCAGTACTAAACAATtgttaaaaatagttttttaaatagtgatttttttaaaaatagtatgCTTCAGATATGCTTCAGGTTTTAAAAATAGTAtgcttcaaataaaaataagacactGAAATTGAACAAGTTTCAGTTTTGCAAAATTCTTTAAAGCAAATGATAGAAATATGTTGCCTTTCTACcccactagagaaggagaggaatGGTACAAACTCAGATCCGTGCTGAACAAGCGTATGCTACATCCAAAGGACTCTGTGAAGTATGAGAATGTGGTTAATGAGGTGGTCACAGATTTTATCAAACGGATATGCCACCTACGCCAGATGAGCTCCACTGGAGACCTGATACCCAACATGTCCAATGAGCTGTATCGTTTCAGTCTAGAAGGTATGGCCTGTCAGGTATTAATTATACTTGCACAACCATTATATTGAACTAACTTGTAAAAAAgttatcagccataacattaaaaccacctgcccaATATTGTGGTTGCcattgtgctgccaaaacagctctgacccattaAGCCTTGGACTTCACAAGACCTGTGAAGACATTAGCTTTTCTCCTGATTTCAACATCCCACTTCTTAATAGATACTATTGCAATGGTTATTCCCTTCATCTGTGAGTGGTATTAATGTCATGGCTGATCATTGTATATAGATCACTCATATAAtagttgtatgttttttttatgttgtatgtcatgaaatgtaaaatgagaCATATGCCTGCTTCTTCAGGAATTTCCCGCATATTGTTTGAGACTCGTATTGGCTGTCTTGAAAATGAGATTCCACCAGAGACTCAAAACTTCATCAACTCCATTGCCCAGATGTTCACTTATACTATGGCTGTGAGTGTGTTACCCAAGTGGACTCGCAATTATTTGCCATTCTGGCGGCATTACGCAAGAGGTTGGGACGGAATCTTCAAATTTGGTGAGAtgatttttgttctttctcctgtcccactatatatatatatatatatatatatatatatatatatatatatatatatatatatatatattaatctaGATGTCAGTTACTTATTCTGTgagtatatttaaaataaaagaaacatctGCATGGCTTTGAATAGCCAGCACTTTAATTGACAGGAAGTTGGAGGACATTCAGAAGCGCCTGGATGCAGGTCAGGAAGTTGCAGGAGGGTATCTCACCTACTTGCTTTCCAACACTAACATGATAAAGAAGGATGTGTACGGCAGTGTTACTGAGCTGCTTCTGGCAGGAGTGGACACAGTAAGAATAACAGCACACTATTATATAAGTTTGCTAATTAGCAGAAAACCTAATGTGATTAAAagtataataaagaataaaacaaaatgaaatgttcTGTCTTTTAAGACATCCAACACTATGATGTGGGCCTTGTACCTGCTGTCACAAGATCCAAAGGCACAGGACACACTGTACCAGGAAGTTAACAGTGTCATCAAGGGGGACAAAATTCCAACAGCTGAGGACATTAACAGAATGCCCTACCTCAAGGCTGTCATCAAAGAGACTCTAAGgtggagagaagaaaaacatttataaatacatgCTTATTGTATTTAAGCACCATATAGTCTATACCCTGCATGGTAGGCAGTTAGTTAAACCTTTTTTTACTGCATTTCACCAAAGACAAAATGCAGAGGTATAATTATATCATATTGTGGGCAGTtagaatatttaacattaatgtgaACATGTCATTTATCTGTtacatattctatataaatgcattattttatccattatattaaaactattttatAATTACGTCTAGAATGTACCCAGTTGTTCCCATTAATGCTCGCCTTCTATCAGAAAAAGACGTGATTATTGGAGGACACTTTTTCCCTAAGGaggtaattttatttttctaaactgTATTGTCTTCCATAAATCACTGCTTAACTAATCATTCACTCTAATGAACAGACCTTGTTTTTAATACATCATTATGCAATCGGTCATGATGAGACGATATTTCCTGAACCAAAAGTCTTCGAGCCTGAGCGTTGGTTAAGGGACGGGAGGGAGCGTCCCAAACCATTCGGCTCCATTCCGTTTGGGTTTGGAGTGAGAGGGTGTCTTGGCAAACGTATTGCTGAACTGGAGATGCACTTGGCTCTGGCAAGGGTAAGAAACCTTAGGACCTTACTGGATGATATATGAAATGTTACCCATCTGTTTATTTAATAGCAGTTACAATGGTCATATTAAATTGAGTTATAGTTATTCAGCAGCTACAATGGACATATAAAGTCTACCCCCACCACAACCCACACCCTTCTCCAAAATAATGGGCTCTAGTTATAGAGAGAATTATACATAGTCCCATTATTTTGCCTCAAAACTTATGGGAACCTGTAGAATAATTTGAAAACAGTTGACATCCACTGTGTAcatatttttaggttttattatttttttctgatatcTGAAACATTTAATGGTTGTATTATATTTGGATTTTCTAGATTATAAAGCTGTTTGAAGTGAAGTTGGATCCCAGTGTTGGAGAGGTCAAAGCTCTCAGTCGTATTGTGCTTGTGGCAGACAAAACAGTCAATTTTCATTTTCTGGAGCGGACAAAGGTAACCAATTAAAGCTGCCCCAAGCCACCAAATAAGTCACTGAAGAACTCCATACACCCTGCATAAGACTCTTTCTAAAGacccttttttttccaaagatACACTATACATGTGCACAGTGCCTTGATATCTTACTGTAGCACCGTGATGCTGCCATATTGGTAAAGTAGGCAGCTGAATAGAGTGTGCAGAGACTGTTCTGTCACCTGTAAGAATATCCATCACAGTCATTCTACCAGTCATTATGTAAGTAAGCTCTGTAATCTCattggtgtatgtatgtacctatgtatgtttgtatgtatgtattcatgcatgcatgtattgatgcaaaagaaaaaaacactgcacacaGAGCATATATTTTAGTTATTTCTATTAGTACGTAAAGTTCTATttcaaaaaataattaataataataatgataaataataattattctagaaagaaattaattactgcaacttttcacttttttagtgtgtatataaaaatcaaAAAGCATCAATGGTATGGTATGCTCATTTGGAAATAGTGTATAAATTATTAAGAATATTTAACAGTttgaaacacatgcacacactggtatatatactgtaaatcattttattttttcattgcaCTTTATGAGAAATAACTTAATAAAGTCCAGTGAAGCTCCACCTTATCAGAGATGCAGTATAAAGTCTGCATCATGATTAAAGGCCCTGGGTACCTTGTTTGGATACACAGTATCATGGACTCCATGAAGTACAAAgagattttaaatgtaaatggcaAGCCAATGATTAAATCATACATCCAAATCTATACAGAAATGCTTAAATGACCACAGAGCTAAACATTTGTCAAGTCTATTCATACTGACCAAACCTGTTTTAACCCACTATTAAACTGTGAGGAAAGCTGAAGAGGAGAGTCCACAAGAGAGAACTGACAACCCTGCAGGATCTGGAGAGAATGTGTACCCACACATGGACTGAGGTCCtgtccagtgttcccaggatagctATAAcatatgaccacctgcctaatattgtgttggtcccctttttgctgagaaaactgccctgacccatcgaggcatgtactccactagatccctgaaggtgttctgtggtatctggtaccaagatgttagcaacagctcctttaagtcctgtaagttgcaaggtggggtcTCCAAGGGTGGAACCATTcaagaaccatttttgctttgtggcacagcatattatcctgttgaaagaggccacagccatgtTAAGAAGTATGTTATTACTTCTTAATGTTTTAGAAATCAAGAAAAGAAATCAGAAGAACTAGGTATGGAATAAAGCATCAattaaaacagaagaaagaTCTTCTCTAGATGTGAAACTTGTCTGACTCTGCAACATAGCATAGATCAACAGGGAGTGTATAAGGGCTTGTGTAAAAGTACAACAGAGGTCATTCTGTGCGCTGAAACTTTCATGTCTCACCATATCATTCAGCTTAATTGATCATTTGCAAATTCCTTTTAACATAAACATATGCAAAGGGACCTCTGAAACCCGAACTCTTCCCTATCTTTCTCACTTGTTCGACAGGTGGCCAAAGTTTATTCATGGCCTCTTTGGTGCTTTGTGTTAAATCTTAAAAAATTaagattttgttttctttgagaATGGCCACAGTTCTTGCATCTCTCCAGATTTTATCCCATGCAATAAAAGTGAGAAAGATATGGAAGAGTTCGAGTTCCAGAAACTGTATAAAGAGTGACGGCTGGAGTGAGCTCCCCTACAGAGTGAACCCAGTCAGTGGGTAGAAGAAGATGTGGTCTTATATGTCAGGAAAACCTTTGCTGAATAAGTCCAGTTTTCAGCTTTGCCCAACACCTGGTTGTCTAATGTTTAGACAGAGACCTCAAGAGGCCTACAAGCCACAGGATCTTGCACCCACTGGATTGGTGATGATCTTGGGGTACAGTAAGGCTGGAATTGGGCACATTCATCTTTGTGAAGAGCACATAAATCAAGCCACGTACAAGGATGTCCTGAAAGTAAACTTGCTTCCTTTTGCTCTGGCAATGTTCAGCAACTCTGAGGAATTGGTTTGTCCAGCAGGACAATGCTCCATGCTACACAGCCAAGTCAATCAAGGTGTGGATGGTGGACCACCACATCAAAACACGGTCATATGGCCAGCCCAATCTCCAGACCTGAACCCCATTGAAAGCCTCTGGAAGGTGATCGAAGAAGATGGATTGTCACAGGCCATCAGACACTgattttcttgatttttttttgtgcatcagATGTGTTATAAAATCACCCAAAAGCAATGTGAAAGATTTGTGAAGAGCATGCCAAGATGCATAAAAGATGCTCTGATTGATAATCAGGGTTATTCTACCAAATATTGATTATCTTAAACTTTTCCTAAGTTaaaacattattgtgttgtttaaaatgaatgagCTTGTTTTCTTTGCATTAACTGAGTTCTGAAAcactgcatcttttttttttttttgctattttgaCCAGTTGCCATTTTCTGCAAATAAATGCTCTAAATGACAATATGTTCGTTTGGAATTTGGGAGACATGTTGTCAGTTTATGAAATGTTCATTTTACTCAAACACATACGTATAAATTGCCAAACTAGACAAACCTATTTTGTAGTGGTCTCAGTTTGATAATAAATGTCATTTTCCAGAAACTCAAGCCTGTGCACTGAGTGACTCcggaattaaaaacaaagcaaacaaaaaaaataattgagtGACATTATAAGTATTTTGCGTTCTTTTAAATTATTCAACCTCACCAAAATGCCCCAAAAGCATACCCCATACACATACCCCTACAACccgaaaaaaacaacaaataaaaataaaaataaataaagtaacagGACGCGGCAGAAGAAGATGTACTTCCTCTTTCGTCCAGACGTTAGCAGTAGTGCTGTAGGTGATATGGAACAAACCCGCCATCACAACCGAAGAAGAAAATGCCCGTTGTTAGCTTGTTTGCCTCAAGCTAAGGTGTCGcgaaaaacataaacaaaacccTAATTTTATGTGGATCCGGTCATTTTGGCATTCAGCTAAGGTAATAACTGCAGCAGGGTATTGTGAGGCGTCCAGTGAGTAAGCCAGGTAACGTTGATTGCGACGTAGTAGTCAGTTAGCTACCAGTGCTTGATATAAAGGTGGATTACTTGTAAGTAACCTCAAatggctagctagctaactgttCTTTTACCTTCTCTTTTACTCCAGGTTGAGGTTTATCGTGAAAGACGGCAGACGTGTTCACCTGAAAGATCTTCATAAACTTTACTCCGGATTACATCCTCGGGGATTCATAATGTTCATGAACTAAGCGATAGACAGTTACACTTGAGATTAAAATCTAGCCCTGCACTTTAGAATACAGTCAGGATATATGTGTTCATTTGTCCAGAATGAATCCTAATAATGTCTTTGGTAGACAGCAAGGTGCTTTCCAGACACCCAGTAATGTCAGTCAGAGTAGTGGCCTGTTCCAGTCACTATGTCAGCAGGGTGGCACGGCACCTAACATTGGCTTTGGGCAGAAGACACCATTTGGCCAACCTTCAGCTTTTAGCCAACCATCAGTTTTTGCTCAAGGGTCTGCACAAACATCTGTTTTTGGCCAAACATCATCATTTGGTCAGTCAACCTCTTTTGGTCAAAGTGGTGGGTTAGGACAGTCGTCTTCGTTCTCCTCCACTTCTCAAGCACCGGCTTTCGGACAGCCAGCTTTGAGTCAGACAACACTTGGATTTGGAGCACCTCCTTCTTCAACTGGACAGAGTCAGACTCCAGCATTTGGTCAAGTGCAGGCATTTGGCCAGACTTCTGGATTCGGTCAGACTGCTGGATTTGGACAAACCACATCTGGATTTGGCATTTCCTCCAGTAACTCGCAACTGCCTAGTAATTCCATCAGCACCGGAGGATCTCAGCCATCTTTTGGACAGCCATCTGCATTTGCTACCACCAGCTCTGCTGTTAGTGGTCAGAGCAACACACAGACTAGTGCGTATGGGACAAAATTTAACTTTAAGCCTCCAAATGAAAATGTCTTCAAACCTATATTTAGTGTGAGTCCAGTACCTCCCAGTGTCCAACCTGTTCCAGCTCCTCAGCCTTTTGGTGTATCTAAGCCAGTCACATGTGGTTCAGACAGCAGTAATTCTGGTAGTTCTGGTGTTTCTATTTTCACCAGTGTAAAACCAAGCACTCTAGGGTTCAGTTTCTCCCAGCCCGGAGCAGTACCTTCTGCCTCGGTTACAAGTGCTAACATGCCTCAGAGTACAGGTGGCATGACTGGTGCAAACACTCTCCAGTTCACATTTTCTCAACCTGCCAATCCCTCAGGCAGCAGCAGCATTGCCACTGCTGCTCAATCCACCAGCATTTCCAGCAGTCCTGCATTTAGTTTCTCTGCAAAAGTTGTTCAGCCCCAGACAGTTTTTGGCCAACCTTCATTTGCGTTTAGTGGTTCAAAGCCTGAAGAGAGTCCAGAAATGAGAAATGAAGAGAGCTCAGCAGATGCAGCTCTTGGAAGTCTTGGGAAGGGCATAAAACGTAAAGAAGAGCCCAATGATCCGAATGCTAGTCAGGTCAAAAGTTCCAAAGTTGAGGATGTGCAAGGTGAATCTGTAGGCCCTAGACATCCATCCAAGCGGCCCATTAATAGAAGTAGAGGAGCTGCAGGTGGACTGTTTAAGAATGCACTGAGTGGACTAATGAGGGCATCAGTCAACAAGAAAGAAGAGCGAACCATTGACAGGGCTGCTGTGGAGAGACCAGATCCCCCAGTTCCAGATGTGGATGTTCCACTTACTCCACCCAGACCTCTGGCTCCCATAAGACATGTTCTGGAAAAAGGAGAGAAGCCAGGTAATGCTTCGTTTTGTATTTGTATCTCTCTTGATCAAGCCAGTTTTCCAGCGTATAAGTTGAGGTGCTATCTGAACCCTAGTCGTGCCAGCACTTCTTCCAGAGTTAAAATTAGTCTGTTTATATCTTTGCAGCTTCTGAGCCTGAAGTAGCGACAAGTACCCCATCTCGAAGAGCTGAACGTGGGGAGAGCACTGATAGCCTGTCTAGTCTCTCTCCTTCTGAATTCACTGTCATACAGTGCAAGGGAATCCCACCCAACCTCAACAAGAAAGACCTAGTCAAAAAACATTTTGGCCGCTTCGGGAAAATGCAACGAGTGTTCTGCAGACCTGAAAAAAATCTTGTCATTGTCCATTACTATGATCATGTAAGTTCTGTTATAATCAAATGCATTTGAATATTCATATCAAACATGCatataacatttaaatgtatACAGCATTATGGGCTATCAGTTTGTAATGCTAGTATTCACTTCTCTTACAGGCATCTGCATCAATGGCAAAAAAGAAGGGGAAGATTTTCCAGGGGACTGAAATCCAGATATTTtggcaaagaaagaaacaaagtcAGTACATTATCTGTGTTTGGTAGCTCAATTTGCTGATTTCATTACATGATTACATGAAAGAGTCCTTTTCATTTTATGAATATTCTATAATTCTGAAATCTgtaaaattgaaataataatcTATTCAGACCCGGgcacaaaaaagagagagcaacCTTCAGAGGTCACGGACGTGGTTAGTGCAGGAGATGTGTCAAGGCCAGAGAGCTCTCAGCTTACCACATTGAGAAAGCCAGTTCCCAGACCTCCTGCTGTCAGCACTACACTTGTTAAGGGGTAAACACTCAAATTATCTTGTTGTTAGAGTATTCTTGAAATATTTGTATAGTTTTGTGTGAATTTGATACCAACAGCCCAGTcaaattaacattaataataataaaaataatatttctaaTGAACCTGCAAAGCTGCATACACAACTTACTATTCACCGAGTTCTCACTTAGAACTCCcctagttttgtttttaacaattTTATC
This DNA window, taken from Hemibagrus wyckioides isolate EC202008001 linkage group LG06, SWU_Hwy_1.0, whole genome shotgun sequence, encodes the following:
- the LOC131354800 gene encoding sterol 26-hydroxylase, mitochondrial-like isoform X1; this encodes MAGLLALCRTETKSIHVFLRPLTASLGSQRSAGGNSTASVPSGSIRTEADLPEVTFPTMLYRLVIQGYYNHMHELQLYEKQLYGPMFKVRGGEKHKIALNSVELLEELMRKDDKFPTRGDKLWMEYRDMHGLGYGPATAEGEEWYKLRSVLNKRMLHPKDSVKYENVVNEVVTDFIKRICHLRQMSSTGDLIPNMSNELYRFSLEGISRILFETRIGCLENEIPPETQNFINSIAQMFTYTMAVSVLPKWTRNYLPFWRHYARGWDGIFKFASTLIDRKLEDIQKRLDAGQEVAGGYLTYLLSNTNMIKKDVYGSVTELLLAGVDTTSNTMMWALYLLSQDPKAQDTLYQEVNSVIKGDKIPTAEDINRMPYLKAVIKETLRMYPVVPINARLLSEKDVIIGGHFFPKETLFLIHHYAIGHDETIFPEPKVFEPERWLRDGRERPKPFGSIPFGFGVRGCLGKRIAELEMHLALARIIKLFEVKLDPSVGEVKALSRIVLVADKTVNFHFLERTKVTN
- the LOC131354800 gene encoding sterol 26-hydroxylase, mitochondrial-like isoform X2, with the translated sequence MLYEKQLYGPMFKVRGGEKHKIALNSVELLEELMRKDDKFPTRGDKLWMEYRDMHGLGYGPATAEGEEWYKLRSVLNKRMLHPKDSVKYENVVNEVVTDFIKRICHLRQMSSTGDLIPNMSNELYRFSLEGISRILFETRIGCLENEIPPETQNFINSIAQMFTYTMAVSVLPKWTRNYLPFWRHYARGWDGIFKFASTLIDRKLEDIQKRLDAGQEVAGGYLTYLLSNTNMIKKDVYGSVTELLLAGVDTTSNTMMWALYLLSQDPKAQDTLYQEVNSVIKGDKIPTAEDINRMPYLKAVIKETLRMYPVVPINARLLSEKDVIIGGHFFPKETLFLIHHYAIGHDETIFPEPKVFEPERWLRDGRERPKPFGSIPFGFGVRGCLGKRIAELEMHLALARIIKLFEVKLDPSVGEVKALSRIVLVADKTVNFHFLERTKVTN